The stretch of DNA TTCGATGACACGGATTGCCTCCGAAAGTTCGACGGTCTCTTCTTCATACTCAAAAAGCACTTTCTCTGTCGCATAACTGACCGATACGCTGCGGACCCCTTTCAACTTACTAAGCGCCGCTTCTATTGTCATAGAGCATAGCGTACAGGTCATTCCGTATACACGCAGGGTAGCTTCCGCCATCCTGACCCCTCCTTCCTTGGTATGCATTGCTATTGTTCCTTCACCTGAAGAATCGGGCAAATGCACTGCGAAGCCGCTGCCCGCTCTTCTCTTACTGTCCATCTGTTACTGTAATGCTGCTTTCAATCATTTCCATCCAGCAGGTAAATGGGAACTTCCCCGTTTCTCCTGGAGTGAATTCAACAATATTGTCTCCGGGAACGAGCTTTTTGCTCAAATGAAAGGCAGGGACGATGATCTCATTGTTGCAATCGTTCAACTGATTTTTTGTTACACGGATGATCCATTTGACCGGGGTTCCTTTCTTAACTTTAATAGGAGAATAGCTGTTGCTAGTTACAATGGTGACAACGGTTTGGATCTCCTGCTCGCCGCTATTTACGGCCGTCCCCGTCCCGCTTGTGGACCCGGCCTTCGGAGCAGAGGACGGGGCCGTCGAAGCGGCAGGCGCTGCAGCTGGCATCGAAGAAGCCGGGGACGGAGCCGATGCCTTAACGTCCAATTTTCGATTGCCAACCGATGGTACCGCTACTGCTGCAGCGTCTGCCGCAGACTTCGCGTTCTTCTCGGAAGAGGAATGTCCGGCGCTCTTCGATGCCTGGGCTTTTTGTTGAGTTTGCCCATGCGTAGGCGACGGCCCGGGCGTCGACTTCCTCTCAGACTCGGCGGAGGGCTTCGCCAGATACGTCTTATGCGCGTCTGTACCGGGAACGGCGGCGCTGTCTTCATGCTTCAAGCCGTCAGCCCCTGCCGCCGCAGCGGCCTTTCCGTTGTTTCCCGGGCGCTCCGCTTCTTCAGCCGGAATACTCGGAGGTATATGCAGGGCCCCGCTTCCGCCAGACGCAATCTGGAAGCTTCCGGGAGAAGCTTCCGGTTCTGCCTCCCGCCCATTGGCCGACGAGCGATTCCTGTCGTAACGGCTGATGTCCTCCACAACAATAATGCTGCTCTTGATCATACCCATCCAGCAAGTGTACACGAACTCTCCCTTCTCATTAGGTGTAAACCGGATTGTATTGTCCCCGGCATGAAGCTTCTGCTCAATCTTAAAGCCGGGAAGGCTTAGGGCATTGTTGCAGTTATTCAAATCCTCTTCATCGACATGCAGATTCCAGCTGACTGGAATACCCTTCTGCACGACGATCTGCGGATAGCTGTTCTTCCCTGCCTGTGCTTGGGCAACCTGCGTCTTGCCATCCTTGTCCAACCGGGCAATCACCGCACTGCCGGTCAAACGGTCATATCCGTAAGGAAGGGAGACTCCCGATAGGGCAAACCCTCTATTCAGCATAACCAGACCCAGAGCAATGACGATCAGTGCGCTTGCCTTCAATACTCGCCCGGCGAACTTCTTGCTCAGCATCGGATGCACGGCCCCGAACAGGAAGAGCATCGGCACCGTGCCGAGGGAAAAAACCAGCATGGAAAGAGCCCCGTGAACGACGCTGCCCGTTCCGAGGGCATACAGCTGCATGATTTGCAAAGGTCCGCAGGGCATCAACGCGCTCAGCAGGCCTACCGCAAATGGTCCGAGACGGGAAGCGCCGTTTCTAATGAGGTTAAACGCAAAAGAAGGCATGCTCAGATTGATTCTGCGCAGCGCCTTGAACAAACCAAGCAGGTTGATCCCCATGATGATCATGAACAGTCCGCCGATCAAAGGAATAACCCCCCGCCAAACACCGGAAAATTGGAACACCTGACCAAGCCCTCCAGCGAGTCCCCCAAAAATCGTATAGGAAACCACTCGGCCTCCGTTATAGCGGATTGAAGGTGTGTAACGCCGAAAGCGTTCCAGCTT from Paenibacillus sophorae encodes:
- a CDS encoding sulfite exporter TauE/SafE family protein; this translates as MSHHLTDSNHDNERNQQIRFIKKGTGWIALAAAIIAAFILLLLHPEAYSMFQDLIMMKNVPQLSMNASYGMILTVGILTSFHCAGMCGGIAIAQSIRTGNGDGKLERFRRYTPSIRYNGGRVVSYTIFGGLAGGLGQVFQFSGVWRGVIPLIGGLFMIIMGINLLGLFKALRRINLSMPSFAFNLIRNGASRLGPFAVGLLSALMPCGPLQIMQLYALGTGSVVHGALSMLVFSLGTVPMLFLFGAVHPMLSKKFAGRVLKASALIVIALGLVMLNRGFALSGVSLPYGYDRLTGSAVIARLDKDGKTQVAQAQAGKNSYPQIVVQKGIPVSWNLHVDEEDLNNCNNALSLPGFKIEQKLHAGDNTIRFTPNEKGEFVYTCWMGMIKSSIIVVEDISRYDRNRSSANGREAEPEASPGSFQIASGGSGALHIPPSIPAEEAERPGNNGKAAAAAGADGLKHEDSAAVPGTDAHKTYLAKPSAESERKSTPGPSPTHGQTQQKAQASKSAGHSSSEKNAKSAADAAAVAVPSVGNRKLDVKASAPSPASSMPAAAPAASTAPSSAPKAGSTSGTGTAVNSGEQEIQTVVTIVTSNSYSPIKVKKGTPVKWIIRVTKNQLNDCNNEIIVPAFHLSKKLVPGDNIVEFTPGETGKFPFTCWMEMIESSITVTDGQ